From Atribacterota bacterium, a single genomic window includes:
- a CDS encoding DUF1893 domain-containing protein: protein MDNLIKAKNILKKNNYTFVLLANGKTVKVSHKRGIMAFMEIIRDNKKIIEDSIIADKVIGKAAAMLAAQNKVKAIYAEILSRKAKEVLDDYSIFCQYEYIVDFIQNRTKDDKCPMEKLTEHIIDPEIAYMQILQFYRKVLKIDLS, encoded by the coding sequence ATGGATAATCTTATAAAGGCAAAGAATATATTGAAGAAAAATAACTATACTTTTGTCCTGTTAGCAAATGGGAAAACAGTAAAAGTATCTCACAAGAGAGGGATTATGGCATTTATGGAGATTATTCGGGATAATAAAAAAATAATTGAGGATAGTATTATTGCCGATAAAGTAATTGGAAAGGCAGCAGCAATGTTAGCAGCCCAAAATAAAGTAAAGGCAATTTATGCTGAAATTCTCAGCCGAAAGGCAAAAGAAGTGCTGGATGACTACTCAATATTTTGTCAATATGAATATATCGTAGATTTTATTCAGAACCGAACAAAAGATGACAAATGTCCCATGGAAAAATTAACTGAACATATTATTGATCCTGAGATTGCATATATGCAGATTTTACAATTTTATCGGAAAGTGCTTAAAATTGATTTATCATAA
- a CDS encoding TrpB-like pyridoxal phosphate-dependent enzyme, translating to MEQLKYILEEKDIPQYWYNIQADLPKPLPLTLHPASKKPIKPEDLAPLFPLELIKQEVSTERYIEIPDEVRDIYRLWRPTTLFRAEKLEKALKTPAKIYYKYEGSSPPGSHKANTAVAQAYYNKKEGVNRITTETGAGQWGSALAFAGACFDMEVKVYMVKISFNQKPYRRVMMQVWGADCIPSPSDQTNAGRAILSKDPDCPGSLGLAISEAVEEAVSREDTHYSLGSVLNHVLLHQTVIGQESKKVLENIDEYPDIIIGCVGGGSNFAGMFLPFIKDKIDGSHPDLRIINVEPASCPTLTRGPYEYDYGDEAGLTPLMKMFTLGHGFIPPPVHAGGLRYHGMSPIICHLLNLGLVEARSVQQLGTFQAGVDFARSEGIISAPEADHAIRATIDEAIKCRESGEAKTILLCLSGHGHVDMAAYQAYFDGKLEDHQYSQEKIEQALCDLPKI from the coding sequence ATGGAACAATTAAAATATATTTTAGAAGAAAAAGATATACCACAATATTGGTATAATATACAGGCGGATTTACCAAAACCCCTGCCTTTAACCTTGCACCCGGCGAGCAAAAAACCTATTAAACCAGAAGATTTAGCACCTTTGTTCCCATTAGAGCTGATTAAACAGGAAGTCAGCACAGAGAGATATATTGAAATACCTGACGAAGTTAGAGATATTTACCGGCTTTGGAGGCCAACTACCCTGTTTCGTGCTGAAAAATTGGAGAAGGCATTGAAGACACCTGCAAAAATATATTATAAGTATGAAGGCAGCAGCCCACCGGGAAGTCATAAAGCAAACACCGCTGTTGCCCAGGCTTATTATAATAAAAAAGAAGGTGTTAACCGCATAACAACTGAGACAGGTGCCGGCCAGTGGGGAAGTGCATTGGCTTTTGCAGGGGCCTGTTTTGATATGGAAGTTAAAGTATATATGGTAAAAATAAGCTTTAATCAAAAACCTTATCGGAGGGTAATGATGCAGGTTTGGGGTGCTGATTGTATTCCCAGTCCATCTGACCAGACGAATGCAGGAAGGGCTATTTTATCAAAAGACCCCGATTGTCCGGGCAGCCTGGGATTGGCAATAAGTGAGGCAGTTGAAGAGGCAGTAAGCAGAGAAGATACTCATTATTCTTTAGGCAGTGTGCTTAATCATGTTTTGTTGCATCAAACAGTAATCGGGCAAGAAAGCAAAAAAGTACTGGAAAATATTGATGAATACCCTGATATTATTATTGGATGTGTAGGCGGTGGTTCAAATTTTGCCGGTATGTTTTTACCATTCATAAAAGACAAAATAGATGGTTCACATCCTGATTTAAGAATTATTAATGTTGAACCGGCCAGTTGCCCGACTCTTACCAGGGGGCCTTATGAATATGATTATGGTGATGAAGCAGGCCTGACTCCTTTAATGAAGATGTTCACATTGGGACATGGTTTTATACCGCCCCCTGTTCATGCGGGAGGGTTACGCTATCATGGTATGTCACCAATTATCTGTCATTTATTAAATTTGGGTTTGGTAGAAGCAAGGTCAGTACAACAGCTGGGCACTTTCCAGGCAGGTGTAGACTTTGCCCGCAGCGAAGGAATTATAAGCGCTCCTGAAGCTGATCATGCCATTCGGGCTACCATCGATGAAGCAATAAAATGCCGTGAATCAGGAGAAGCAAAAACTATCCTTCTTTGTTTAAGCGGACATGGACATGTTGATATGGCAGCATACCAGGCATATTTTGATGGCAAATTAGAAGATCACCAATATTCCCAGGAGAAGATAGAACAGGCATTATGTGATTTACCAAAAATATGA